The stretch of DNA ACAAGTAAACAAGTTATTAGTTCTATGGACAATATTTAATAATGGATCTACTGATAAGAAGACAGAAAGAAGACAAGAATAATGACAAATAACTGGTCAACTTGTCAACTGTGAACTAGTCAACCGAGAGAAATATCAGGTGGTTATTGCGTCGGGGTCCCACCTCTTCCCATTCCGAACAGAGAAGTTAAGCCCGACTGCGCCGATGGTACTGCAATGCAATGCGGGAGAGTAGGTGGCCGCCTTCTTTTACGAGAGCCCTGAAGAGAAATCTTCAGGGCTTTTTGTGTTTATGGAGGTCAAGCTTATTTGGCTAATAAGCCTACTAGAGCTAATAAGGCTAATAGGAGTAATAAGGATAATTGGACTTAATAGGACAAATATTTATATTTAGAGACCAATGTCTTATGTTAATGATGAGTTTATTTTTTCTTAGACTATCGTTTTATAATTTGCTGTCACTACTGTCATCCATATTAGCTTGCTAATTAGTTTGGTTACAGGTACTTTTACGAAGTGTTAATAATGACAGCAACTAAATATAAAATTAATCTTGCATTTTATGCACTATTTTTTTATCTGGGAATTATTATTATTTCTAATTTTGAAAGCGCTTTTTATTATTAGCCTTTTGTGTATCTATTTCCTCATCTTTTTCCTACAGAACCCTAGTCAGATAAGACAAATATTATCGCATAAATACAAGATTAATTTTATTTAATGTTGCTGCCATTATTAATATTTCATGCATCTTACAAACGACAGGAATGACAGGAACTTAGATTTATTAATTGTCTTGCAAAACGAAATAGACGATTTGTTATAGACTTCTTATCTTCCAAAATCTGAAGTGATAAATGTAAGCACTCAATATTATTTGGCACAGAGAGAGGGTAGTACATAGCTAAAAGCTATATCAAGAAGGCGATGATGGCACAATACGTGATAGAGACATAACATGAAAGTGGCTGATAGCTTTGTAACAGCTTTAAAAATATATAGAATATGAACTAATAAGGTAGCCCCTCTCTATAAATTGCACATAGAGAAGGGAGGACATTACAGAGGGTTACATTAACGTTACATACATCACAAACACTTAATAAATTAGTCAATTCTCACTAATCCCAGCAGAACAACAAAATACAAAAAAAAAGTGTCAAAGAATTATCTTTGACACTTTTTTATATCATTGCAACTCTTAACGAGCCTGCTCAAGCTTGCTATCAATATGTGCAATAGCATGACTTTCTAAGTGAGCAAATGAATCAAGAATATCCTTAACATTCTTCTCCTCTTCTACCTGCTCATCAATATACTTTGCAATAAAGTTCTGTGACGCACGGTCCTTCTCCTCATCAGCAACATCTGCCAACTTATTGATAAGTTCTGTAACCTTTTGTTCATGTGCATATGTATCAACAAAAGCTTCTTTAGCATCTGTCCAGCTTGTCTTAACAGCATCGATACTAGTAAGGATAACCTCACCACCACGATGAAGAACAAACTGAGCCATATCCATTGCATGCTGTCTCTCCTCTTCTGCCTGCTTGTACATCCAGCTTGAGAAACCTTTCCAACCCTCCTTGCGGAACCAGCATGACATCTGTAAATAGAGATTTGATGACCACATTTCTGCCACGATCTGCGCATTAAACGCATCCTGCATCTTCTTTGATATATTCATTTCTTGTTTTTTTAATTAGCAATTAATTACTTATTTAGTCACTAATATTAATACCTTTTGCAAAGGTACAACATTATTGTTATTTTTCCAAATTATTAGCCTAGAATATGAATTTACTCATACTTATTAAGCCTATCTCACGCAATCAACTTCTATCGGGCGCCAATAATACGAATTCTATTTAGGGAATTTCAGTTAATTCACTCCTGAACCTGCCAAGAGCATTCAAAAACTGGATTCTTTTTCTTGGAAAAGCTCCTAGAAAAAGAATTTGCAGTGTTTTCTGCTCAAAAATCTCAAATAATGAGCCTCCGAAGCTGCCCTCCATTACCGTGCCCCTGAGGTTTCCAATAATCTTTCTCACCGTCCTGAGACATTCGTTGTTTCAGTGTAAAAGAGATTATACTTTTCATTTTTTCTTAGGTATAATATTGAAGTGATAGACGGCATGTAGCATCACGTAGCGGGGGATAACATTACTGTAAGTTTCTATGATTCCTTGTGCATTCATCGTCCGTGTGACATTATTCAGCTGACCAAGAATATCAAATCCATCAAGCAATAAGGTAAGTTGTCCTTTGAAGAATGATCGTGATAGACGGGCATTCCATACTAAATCATCACTATTCATCGACTTATCTAAATAACCTCGGCGACTATACATTGTCAGGTCAGTCCCAAGTCGGAAATCCCATGGCAACTGTAATTGTGCTGTTAAACCGTAATTGAAATCACTCACATTAAATGCCTTAAAGTCTTCACGAGTGCCATCGACATGTGCGCAGTTTCCTTTACTAATGAAACCAATGGAAGATTGCCCAAGCCTATAGTTCAGCTGTAAATCAGCAATGTAGTTTAACGATTCTACTATGCTCCTATTAGATGCAGACGTACCTGCTAAACCAATAAGGTCGACACTCTTCTCATATCTTAACCCAGCCATAGCTTTAAAATCCAACTTGCGATTTTTGGTCAATGGTCCAGCGCCACCTAAAGCAAGCTGACCTCGCCAATTACCATTCACATTGTCTGGTCTGAATGTTCGTTGTCCTGTAGCCTTGTCGTAGGTATAGCCCATAGCAATAGCGTTAACAGTGGGGATATATTGAGCCTCTATTAACCACATCATACCTTTTTTCGGATATATACGTAGGAAGTGTGATATAAGTTCGTGCTTATAGGATGGTTTCAAGTTGGTATTACCCATTGTTACGTTTAAGGGATCAGTGGTATTGAGGATGTTTACAAACAAGTTCATGTCTGGAGCTTGTCCGTTCACATGATATTGAAGCATGAATTCATATTTGTGATCAGTACTACGCCATTTGATGAACGTACTATACATATTGTAAAGTATAGAACGTTTCGTAAAAGTCGTATCTACATTTCCACTATGATAATGCATCGTCCGTGAAAGCAGCGATAAATTAGGTACAAGCTGCGCCCACCACTCTGACTTCGTCGTTCTCTTATTCCATACAAGAAAGGCTCCGAGGGTATGGGTATTATCCGTCTGCCTGCTGTCATAACTATTATGAATATCCATTACTCTGTTATAAGCATCCACAGAAGGAAGTATTCCAAGCTCGTGCTCTGAATTAATTCCCCAGTCTGCTAACTGGTCAAGACGATAGAGTGAAGAATATCGGTTTGAGGTAGTACGATTGTATTTATAACTAAAGTCGAAGAACAAGCCCCGCTTTACTAAATAGCTGTAAGTCACTTTACCTGTCATGCTATAGCCGTGGTCAGGACGGTTGTTGAAATATCGATTGCGGAAGTCTGTATTACTTTGCTGACCGTTGGTATAATAATCAATGCGGTTACGATCAAAGCTATCCTCAGTAGCATGCCTCAAAGAAGCGTCAGCATAAAGGGTGATATGGTCGGGAGAATGCTTGAACTTAATTAACGACTCCATCGAAACCGAACCTTCTAAAGAATGTCCAATTGATAATCCATTGCGAAGATTTCTGTTAATGGCTGTACGAACCAACTCCCTACCTATCATTGGTGTGTACAAACTATCCAACTGTGCCTTTGAGAAAGATGCAAAACTACGATTAAGCGTCAGCGAAGAATATCCGCTTTTATTGTTATAATATTGGTAGTTAAAACGTGGCTTGATATTTAAGTTGGCATTCTTAAACTCAAAATAGAACTGATGATCGGTGGAGAGCGTAAAATTGTGATTTCTATTATTAGCTACCATACGGTCGTATGTATCTCCGTTAGCAAGGAAATTTGTACGATTAGTGTTATTCACTATCGTGTTGTCAGCATGCTTAACCTGTGCATTTCCACTAAGTTTATACTTACCACTGCGTGCATCTATATTATAGTCAAGACCTCCTAACTGTTGCTGTGTCAACCCACCAAAAAGATCAGAAGGCGACCAGTTGTCATTCTCACCAGGCTTACGGTCGTCGTTTAGATTATTCATATTTCCATAGACAGCCAAACGGGAGTGATCAGTGAACCGCATAGCAAACAGACGAGCCAAGTAGCGTTCCTTTGTTCCTCCACCAGTTTCCACATTACCAACCCATCCAATGTTGTATTGCTTTTTCAGTTGAACATCCATCACGTATTTTTTGTCTCCTGCCACCTCTTGCCCGAGAAAACGACTATTTTCGCCAAGACGATCATACACCTTTACTTGGTTTACCATATAAGTAGGCAGATTCTCAAACATGACAGTATTATCTCCACGGAAGAAATCTTTTCCATTGAGAAGCAAACTCTCAACAAACTTTCCATTAACATATATGCGTCCATCCTTGCTTAGTTCAGCACCGGGCAACTGACGAATAAGGGCGTCGAGCATGGAGCCTTCACCTAACTGGAAAGCATCAGCATTATAAACAATCGTGTCGCCTTTATGGTAGAACTTCACCTTTGTAGCCTTAACAACCACCTCATTTAAGTCTACTGTTTTAGGGCGCTTCAAGAAGATTGTTTCAATCTCCCTGCTTACCTCTCGCTTATAAAAGTGATGCAGTGGTAAGGTTACGTAGGTAGGTGTATAACCTTCTTCGGTAACACGAAGGATATAATCACCCTCCTTACGTGGAATTTCCACCCAATATTCTGATGTTTCCCATCTTTGTTCACCACTCTCATATTGAGTGAGAGCCTTCTTAGAAGCAATAATCGAGCTATCTTTAGCATTTAGTACTTCCACTAAACTTCCAGGGATATCTGCATGAGTTACAAAATCTTGCACTCTGCCTTTAATGGTAATTGTATTGTCTAAAGTTTGTGCCGAAATGGAGACTGTAATACACAACAGAATTAAAGCTGTACAAAGAGTTTTCATATTTTATTCTCAATTTCTGATTCGTATTGTTCACAAGCGGTATGGGGAATAGAAATTCCTCTAAATTATCTTTTAGGTAAAGAAATAACGCTTACTTGTAGTTCGTAAATCCAGAAGATTCTTTCTAAGATATATCAAGAAGGTAGAGCATTTTAGCCATATCCTACGTTTTTGTCTGGTCATACTCTGTCCAATAATGATTAGAGTTCTTGGATGAAAAGAACCGAATGGATTTTACAGGCATAAACCGAACTTTTCTATCAGTTTGCCTGCAATTATATTCTCTACAAGAGGTGTATTTCATAATTTAAAGTTTAATCATATGAATGGTCTTCTTTTTAAACACGCTACAAATGTATATTAATAAGAAGTTTAAAATAAGAAAAACGATTTCTTTTTTTCAAAATTTATATTTTTTAACGCTTTCCCGCCGTAATGTAACTAGGAAGATACTCTCAGAGTAAGAAATCAGGTTCTTCTGGAATTTGGAGTGATAAAACAGATAAAATAAAAAAGAAACCGCTGTAAATATTGTATATTTGAATAAGCACAACCCGATTGTCGTGGATTTGGACAGTGGCAGGGTAATCTATGTTGGCAATGGAAAGGGTACGAAAGCTCTGAAGAAATTCTGGCGGAAAATCATACGTAAGAATATAAAGATAAAACATATGGCAACAGACCTGTCTGCAGCTTTCATAGCCTCTGTCATGGAGAATAGTCCCGATGCGGTACATGTGTTTGACCTTTTTCATGTGGTGAAGTTAATGAACGAGAAACTTGACGATATCAGACGTAAAGTCTATAGCATGGAGAAAGATGTAAATAAGCGTAAAGTGCTGAAGAGGACAAGGTTTCTGCTGCTTGGCAATGGTGCCGACATCTTTGACAAACAGCACAGAGCAAGGCTTGAAAATGCTTTGGCGATGAACGAGTCGCTGTCAAAAGCATACTATCTGAAGGAACAGCTCCGTCAGGTATGGTCTCAACCCATGAAGGCTATGGGAGAAGAAGTGCTTGACGACTGGATAAGGCAGGCGGAACAGAGCAAGATTACCCAACTGCAGAAAATGGCTGTTACCATGCGAAACTACAAAAAGGCATCCTTGTATGGTACGACTGCCATCTATCAACAGGAAAAGTTGAAGGCATCAACAACAAGATTAAGGTAATGAAACGAAATGCGTATGGATTCAGGGATGAAAGATACTTTACACTAAGACTCTATGCACTGCATGACTGTCGTATCACTCGAAATGTCGGATGAACCAAAAATATTGCAGCAAGTAGAGGTTTTATAGGACAGAAATAGCTAAGAATATTTTTGTAGAAAAAAGAGCGCATTAGGTAAGCTGTAATATAACAGTACTTAATGTGCTCTTTAATTTTTATCTACGATGTATTTATTTATATTATGTTCCAAGTGAGAATCATTTGGGCTGGAGTTTTCGATTCTACATCGCGCTCTATGTTGTCAGGAAGATTACAGAAGAAGTCAATACCAGTTTTTTCTTCGATTTCCTTGATGCTGGTAACATAAGGTTTGAGAGAGGTCCCGTTGTTATTTTCATGTTTGAACCAGAAGCCGATGGCTTTATATTGCCAATCACCTTGTCCTTTAATCTTGTATTTCATCAGTGCTACAGAGAAGAAATAAGTCGGTACAATAAATTTATTTCTAATATAGGTGTATTGGTCTTGTTTGTCAATTGTACCGCCACGACAGATGAATAATGTATCTTTAGAGCCACTTTTATAGGTGATATATGTTCTCATTTTTTTCTCCATCTCTGCCCAGATACCCGCATTGAAGCCGTGAACTTGTGGTTGCATATTACTGAGATAGAAGGTCTGGTCATTAGAATCTCGGCTGTTTACTCTGTCTTGTGATGGACAGAGATGCCCGTGGTCGTAGCCAGAACCGCGATAAGGATCGTATGGAAAGAAAGCGTTTGAAGTCCAGAATGGGTCCCTAGGGTAGAGGTTGTCACTTTCTTGGCTTTTTCTTTTTACACTTTTTAGAGCATTGCTTGCGTAAATCTGATAGCAGGTCCAACGATTCGACATCTTATCGATATCCCATTCTACGCTGTAATTAATCTCCCCATTGCTTAGTTTATGAGTGAGGACAGTACTATGTCCACCTTTCAGTTTAAGAAACTCCAAGCGGTGCGTTGCTGTACGTAAATCTTTGAAGTTGGAGTTTGTGTTATTGGTTATCGTTTCTGTTCTTCCTGAACTATTAGAATTATCATCGTCCTTATTACATGACGTGATTGTGCTAACTGTAAGGAGTATTAAAGCCCATACAGCTGTGTATCGTATTATCTTATTCATTCTTTTGTCTTTGGATGGTTGACTATGAAGTTTTAGCTTGCTTGAAACAGACGGCTTGTGAGTAGATATCTATTCTCTACGTTATCCCCAATCTTTAGCTTTCAGTGAAGCCTTATCCTCTGTTATCTATTTTATCTTATACAATCTGTAGGCAGAGCAGCATTCTTTCCTGTTCTGTTGAAAGTAAAAGTGCGAGCAAACGTATATGCAACTACGTTTGTCCGCACTTTGTATGTAATAATGTCGAAGGGTATTATCGATTACTTCTTCAACTTACCGTAACGGCTCATGAAGCGGTCAACACGACCTGCTGTATCGACAAGCTTACTCTTACCAGTGTAGAATGGGTGAGAGGTGCTTGAGATTTCGACTTTTACCACTGGGTAAGTTTCGCCTTCAAATTCTACTGTCTCTGAAGTTTTGCATGTAGATTTTGTAAGGAACATATCGCCGTTGGACATATCCTTAAATACGACGGGGCGATAGTTTTCTGGATGAATACCTTGTTTCATTTTATTGTTATCTAATTGTTAATAATATACTTGCTGTAGTCTTTCCCTTAACTAAAAAGGATATAGACACTCTTCAAGGTGCAAAATTACGAATAATTCTGTAGGTAGCCAAATATTTCAAGCTGTTTTTTAGGATCATTCGATATTCCGAGTGATACAACTAAAAATCTTTATAGTATAAACCTTTACTTCCCTACAGGTTCTTTCGTAACCCAAGAGTTTCCTTATCTTTAGTAATTCTGTGTGTAATGAGCCTCCGCACCATTGGTGCTTACCATGCGCACCACTGGTGTTTACCATGCGCACCATTGGTGCGGAGCCTTCGCACGTTAATAAGATAAGTGTATTTACTTAACTTCTACGTTCTTGATTTCCCATGTACCAGCCTTAGTAGCGGTGCTGGTGTAGAGGAAGCCAATGTAAACAGTTGCGTTACCAGCGTAAGCAGAGAGAT from Prevotella scopos JCM 17725 encodes:
- a CDS encoding type B 50S ribosomal protein L31, with product MKQGIHPENYRPVVFKDMSNGDMFLTKSTCKTSETVEFEGETYPVVKVEISSTSHPFYTGKSKLVDTAGRVDRFMSRYGKLKK
- a CDS encoding DNA/RNA non-specific endonuclease; this encodes MNKIIRYTAVWALILLTVSTITSCNKDDDNSNSSGRTETITNNTNSNFKDLRTATHRLEFLKLKGGHSTVLTHKLSNGEINYSVEWDIDKMSNRWTCYQIYASNALKSVKRKSQESDNLYPRDPFWTSNAFFPYDPYRGSGYDHGHLCPSQDRVNSRDSNDQTFYLSNMQPQVHGFNAGIWAEMEKKMRTYITYKSGSKDTLFICRGGTIDKQDQYTYIRNKFIVPTYFFSVALMKYKIKGQGDWQYKAIGFWFKHENNNGTSLKPYVTSIKEIEEKTGIDFFCNLPDNIERDVESKTPAQMILTWNII
- a CDS encoding outer membrane beta-barrel protein gives rise to the protein MQDFVTHADIPGSLVEVLNAKDSSIIASKKALTQYESGEQRWETSEYWVEIPRKEGDYILRVTEEGYTPTYVTLPLHHFYKREVSREIETIFLKRPKTVDLNEVVVKATKVKFYHKGDTIVYNADAFQLGEGSMLDALIRQLPGAELSKDGRIYVNGKFVESLLLNGKDFFRGDNTVMFENLPTYMVNQVKVYDRLGENSRFLGQEVAGDKKYVMDVQLKKQYNIGWVGNVETGGGTKERYLARLFAMRFTDHSRLAVYGNMNNLNDDRKPGENDNWSPSDLFGGLTQQQLGGLDYNIDARSGKYKLSGNAQVKHADNTIVNNTNRTNFLANGDTYDRMVANNRNHNFTLSTDHQFYFEFKNANLNIKPRFNYQYYNNKSGYSSLTLNRSFASFSKAQLDSLYTPMIGRELVRTAINRNLRNGLSIGHSLEGSVSMESLIKFKHSPDHITLYADASLRHATEDSFDRNRIDYYTNGQQSNTDFRNRYFNNRPDHGYSMTGKVTYSYLVKRGLFFDFSYKYNRTTSNRYSSLYRLDQLADWGINSEHELGILPSVDAYNRVMDIHNSYDSRQTDNTHTLGAFLVWNKRTTKSEWWAQLVPNLSLLSRTMHYHSGNVDTTFTKRSILYNMYSTFIKWRSTDHKYEFMLQYHVNGQAPDMNLFVNILNTTDPLNVTMGNTNLKPSYKHELISHFLRIYPKKGMMWLIEAQYIPTVNAIAMGYTYDKATGQRTFRPDNVNGNWRGQLALGGAGPLTKNRKLDFKAMAGLRYEKSVDLIGLAGTSASNRSIVESLNYIADLQLNYRLGQSSIGFISKGNCAHVDGTREDFKAFNVSDFNYGLTAQLQLPWDFRLGTDLTMYSRRGYLDKSMNSDDLVWNARLSRSFFKGQLTLLLDGFDILGQLNNVTRTMNAQGIIETYSNVIPRYVMLHAVYHFNIIPKKK
- a CDS encoding ferritin, encoding MNISKKMQDAFNAQIVAEMWSSNLYLQMSCWFRKEGWKGFSSWMYKQAEEERQHAMDMAQFVLHRGGEVILTSIDAVKTSWTDAKEAFVDTYAHEQKVTELINKLADVADEEKDRASQNFIAKYIDEQVEEEKNVKDILDSFAHLESHAIAHIDSKLEQAR